The stretch of DNA GGGAGCGCCGAAAGAATCGGTGCGTGTATTAATTCAAGAGATAGAGCCGGCCCATTGGGGAATAGCGGGAGAGTCAATTTCTAAGAGGAGAGAGGGAAGCCGATGATCAAGACAGGGAGCGATATACGCAAAATCCTTCATTATGTAAATGGTGCTTACCAAGAATCGTCAACCGCCGATACATTTGAAGTGAAGAACCCCGCAAATCAGGAGATCATTGCCTACGTGGCTGAAGCGAGTGAAGAGGATGTACGTCAAGTATGTCGGCACGCAAGGGAAGCTTTTGATAGCGGGCCATGGAGGACGATGACCGTTGCGGAGCGGTGCGCAAAAATCCGTCGCATGGCGGAAATTATCCTGGAAAGGCGGGAGGAGATTGCACGGCTTGAAGCGCTTGATGTCGGAAAGCCATATGATCACGCATTTTCATCCGAAGTCCCACGTGCTGCCCATAATTTAAAATTTTTCGCGGACTTTGTTGAGCAGCAGGGTGGAGAAGTGTACCCGATGGAAGACAATTTTTTGAATTATACCCGCTATGAACCGGTTGGCGTGGCAGGGTTGATCACACCGTGGAATGCGCCGTTCATGTTGACGACATGGAAGTTGGGGCCTTGCTTGGCAGCGGGAAATACTGCTGTGA from Bacillus sp. OxB-1 encodes:
- a CDS encoding tautomerase family protein, whose product is MPFIQVTIERGRPPELKEQLIVELTESAVHVLGAPKESVRVLIQEIEPAHWGIAGESISKRREGSR